A region from the Cellvibrio sp. PSBB006 genome encodes:
- a CDS encoding arylesterase has translation MRNANPFRPLLLIVLLTISPLLSADEKARILVLGDSLSAGYGIELEESWVSLLAERVAENHPYQVVNASVSGETSGGGLARLPALLKEHTPALVILELGGNDGLRGHPLNIMQQQLDSIIQKSQDAGAQVLLLGMQIPPNYGQRYTERFHQVYTQLAKKYELAYVPFFLEGVAVDRDLMQRDGIHPTAEAQPAMLDNVWVGLEPLLKNQD, from the coding sequence ATGCGCAATGCAAATCCATTCCGCCCGTTGTTACTGATTGTGTTATTAACCATCAGTCCCTTGTTGTCCGCCGATGAAAAAGCTCGCATTCTGGTATTGGGCGACAGTTTAAGCGCGGGCTATGGCATTGAGTTGGAAGAGAGCTGGGTGAGCTTACTGGCCGAACGCGTGGCAGAGAATCATCCTTATCAGGTTGTGAATGCCAGCGTCAGCGGCGAAACCAGCGGCGGCGGACTTGCACGTTTACCCGCATTGCTGAAAGAACATACGCCCGCGCTGGTTATCCTGGAGCTGGGTGGCAACGACGGCCTGCGCGGTCACCCTTTGAATATCATGCAACAACAACTGGATTCCATTATCCAGAAAAGCCAGGATGCCGGCGCGCAAGTCCTATTGCTGGGCATGCAAATACCACCCAATTATGGCCAGCGCTACACCGAACGCTTCCATCAGGTTTATACGCAGCTAGCCAAAAAATATGAACTGGCTTACGTGCCTTTTTTTCTTGAGGGCGTCGCCGTTGATCGGGATTTGATGCAGCGCGACGGCATTCATCCAACCGCCGAAGCGCAGCCAGCCATGCTCGATAATGTGTGGGTCGGGCTTGAGCCTCTGTTAAAAAACCAGGACTAG
- the recJ gene encoding single-stranded-DNA-specific exonuclease RecJ yields the protein MQKVIRRRDPIVSAGLNNQLPALLQRVYCARGVKQDEELQHHLTLLQKPSFKGLSEAVNLLADAVVAQAKIMIVGDFDADGATSCALAVLALRAMGLPSVDFLVPNRFEYGYGLTPEIVTVAAAQQPDLIITVDNGISSIEGVQAARELGIAVIVTDHHLPGSELPDADAIVNPNQPGCPFPSKNLAGVGVIFYVMNALRAELRQLGWFAESGIPEPNMASFLDLVALGTVADVVPLDHNNRILVAQGLQRMRAGVARPGILALLEVAGRTPHKLVAGDLGFIVGPRLNAAGRLDDMSLGIQCLLCDSPSLAREMALSLDELNRDRKAIESGMQQEALHMLQKILVDDADSLPWGLCLFDENWHQGVIGILASRIKDRYHRPVIVFADAGEGQIKGSARSIPGLHIRDALDAVAAHHPGLLKKFGGHAMAAGMSLAREDFAAFAQAFDEEVHRQLTEDDLKAVLVSDGELTPEDFNLVIAAQLRDAGPWGQHFPEPLFDGEFFLVQQRIVGEKHLKMVLSHDAAGKQLLDAIAFNVDVQQWPNAAAKRVRLAYRLDINEFRGKQSVQLMVEYLELC from the coding sequence ATGCAAAAAGTGATTCGCCGTCGCGACCCCATCGTATCAGCTGGCTTGAACAACCAACTGCCTGCACTGTTGCAGCGGGTTTACTGTGCGCGTGGTGTCAAACAGGATGAAGAGTTACAACACCACTTGACACTGTTGCAAAAACCCAGTTTCAAGGGGTTGTCCGAGGCGGTTAATTTATTGGCTGATGCTGTGGTGGCGCAGGCAAAAATTATGATCGTGGGTGACTTTGATGCGGACGGTGCAACCAGTTGCGCTCTGGCTGTACTTGCATTGCGCGCTATGGGTTTGCCTTCAGTCGATTTTCTGGTGCCGAATCGGTTTGAGTACGGATATGGATTAACACCGGAAATTGTCACCGTCGCTGCGGCTCAGCAGCCAGACCTCATCATCACCGTTGATAATGGTATCTCCAGTATTGAAGGCGTCCAGGCAGCGCGCGAGCTGGGCATCGCGGTTATCGTAACTGATCACCATTTGCCGGGCAGCGAATTACCCGACGCCGATGCGATCGTGAATCCCAATCAACCGGGTTGTCCATTTCCCAGTAAAAATCTTGCTGGTGTCGGTGTTATTTTTTATGTCATGAACGCGTTACGCGCGGAACTTCGTCAACTTGGCTGGTTTGCCGAGAGCGGCATTCCTGAACCGAACATGGCCAGCTTCCTCGATCTGGTTGCTCTGGGGACAGTGGCAGATGTGGTGCCGCTCGATCACAACAATCGCATTCTGGTTGCGCAAGGGCTACAGCGTATGCGTGCCGGTGTTGCGCGTCCCGGCATCCTGGCGCTACTTGAAGTTGCTGGTCGGACCCCACACAAGCTTGTGGCTGGCGACCTGGGTTTTATTGTTGGTCCACGCTTGAATGCAGCGGGGCGATTGGATGATATGTCGCTCGGCATTCAGTGTTTGTTATGCGACAGTCCATCCCTTGCTCGGGAAATGGCGTTGTCACTGGATGAATTGAACCGTGACCGCAAAGCGATTGAAAGTGGCATGCAACAAGAAGCGTTACACATGTTGCAAAAGATATTGGTGGACGATGCAGACTCTCTTCCCTGGGGATTATGCTTATTCGATGAAAATTGGCACCAAGGTGTGATTGGTATTCTGGCTTCGCGAATTAAAGATCGCTACCACCGTCCGGTTATTGTGTTTGCCGATGCCGGTGAAGGACAAATTAAAGGTTCTGCTCGTTCAATCCCCGGTTTACATATTCGCGATGCATTAGATGCAGTTGCTGCGCATCACCCCGGGTTGTTAAAAAAATTCGGTGGTCACGCCATGGCGGCGGGAATGAGTTTGGCGCGGGAAGATTTTGCAGCCTTTGCCCAGGCTTTTGATGAAGAAGTGCATCGGCAATTAACGGAAGACGATTTGAAAGCGGTTCTGGTCAGCGATGGTGAACTAACACCGGAGGATTTTAACCTGGTCATCGCTGCGCAGCTGCGCGACGCCGGGCCTTGGGGGCAGCATTTCCCGGAACCTTTATTCGATGGAGAATTCTTTTTGGTGCAACAGCGCATTGTGGGAGAGAAACACTTAAAGATGGTGCTATCCCATGATGCCGCCGGAAAACAATTACTGGACGCCATTGCATTTAATGTTGATGTGCAACAGTGGCCCAATGCAGCGGCGAAGCGTGTGCGATTGGCCTATCGTTTGGATATCAATGAATTTCGCGGTAAGCAAAGCGTCCAGTTAATGGTGGAATATCTGGAGCTCTGCTAG
- the thrC gene encoding threonine synthase, producing MKYISTRGQAPALTFEEVVLTGLAPDGGLYVPESLPTFSAEEIASWSGLSYQELAFKVINPFVAGALSDDELKRIIASSYNVFRHDAIAPLVQTGHNEWVLELFQGPTLAFKDFALQFLGHLLDHLLKKRNQKVVVMGATSGDTGSAAIEGCRRCDNIDIFILHPHNRVSNVQRRQMTTVLETNVHNIALEGNFDDCQNMVKASFGNQSFLPEGRQLVAVNSINWARIMAQIVYYFYAAVALGAPHRPVSFSVPTGNFGDIFAGYLAKRMGLPIDQLVIATNSNDILHRCISSNDHSKHQLQHTLSPSMDIMVSSNFERMLFDLYDRDGNAIRQLMDNFKSGEMSLSETALGRARELFSSYRVSDDTTIKVISEVFDHCEYLLDPHTAIGVEAARQTRRRQDIPMVCLATAHPAKFPEAVRKAGQAADPQLPHHMADLFEREERYTVLPQNLEKVQQFMAENLRR from the coding sequence GTGAAATATATCAGCACTCGCGGTCAGGCACCGGCACTGACATTTGAAGAAGTGGTTCTTACTGGTCTGGCGCCCGATGGTGGTCTTTACGTTCCTGAAAGCCTGCCGACATTTTCTGCCGAGGAAATTGCGTCCTGGTCCGGCCTTTCTTATCAGGAGTTGGCATTCAAGGTAATTAATCCTTTTGTCGCGGGTGCATTGTCGGATGATGAACTGAAGCGCATCATCGCCTCGTCTTATAACGTGTTTCGTCACGATGCCATCGCACCTTTGGTGCAAACCGGCCACAACGAATGGGTGCTGGAGTTGTTTCAAGGGCCAACGCTGGCTTTTAAGGATTTTGCGCTGCAATTTCTCGGTCATTTGCTAGATCATTTGCTGAAGAAGCGTAACCAGAAAGTCGTCGTGATGGGCGCGACATCTGGTGATACCGGATCAGCGGCAATTGAAGGCTGCCGCCGCTGCGACAACATCGATATCTTTATCTTGCATCCGCACAATCGCGTCTCTAACGTGCAACGTCGGCAGATGACCACAGTGTTGGAAACTAACGTTCACAACATTGCCCTCGAAGGTAATTTTGATGATTGCCAGAACATGGTGAAAGCCAGCTTCGGTAATCAGTCTTTCTTACCTGAGGGGCGCCAGTTGGTGGCTGTCAACTCGATTAACTGGGCGCGTATCATGGCCCAAATCGTTTATTATTTTTACGCTGCCGTGGCCTTGGGCGCACCGCATCGTCCGGTGTCTTTCTCAGTGCCGACGGGAAATTTCGGCGATATCTTTGCCGGTTATCTCGCCAAACGTATGGGATTACCCATTGATCAATTGGTGATTGCGACCAACAGTAATGACATCCTGCATCGTTGTATCAGTAGCAATGATCACAGCAAACATCAGCTGCAACATACCCTGTCGCCGAGCATGGACATCATGGTATCGAGCAACTTCGAGCGCATGCTGTTTGATTTGTACGACCGTGATGGCAACGCCATTCGCCAATTAATGGATAATTTCAAATCCGGTGAGATGTCGCTGAGCGAAACGGCTCTGGGGCGGGCTCGCGAGTTATTCAGCAGTTACCGCGTGAGTGATGACACAACCATCAAGGTGATCAGTGAAGTATTCGATCACTGCGAGTATCTGCTAGATCCACACACGGCAATCGGTGTTGAAGCGGCCCGACAAACCCGTCGCCGTCAGGATATTCCTATGGTGTGTCTGGCAACTGCTCACCCGGCCAAATTTCCGGAAGCGGTGCGTAAAGCAGGGCAGGCGGCCGATCCGCAATTGCCGCATCATATGGCTGATCTGTTTGAACGCGAGGAGCGTTATACGGTATTGCCACAGAATCTGGAAAAAGTGCAGCAATTTATGGCTGAGAATTTGCGTCGCTGA
- a CDS encoding homoserine dehydrogenase — protein sequence MKPVKIGICGLGTVGSGTVNVLTRNGRVINARAGCDITIAQIAARRDNPNCDTASFNVTRDIFAVADNPEVDILVELIGGTTVAKDLVLRAIANGKHVITANKALIAHHGNEIFAAANAKGVTVAFEAAVAGGIPIIKAIREGLSANKIEWLAGIINGTGNFILTEMRDKGRAFEDVLKEAQALGYAEADPTFDVEGIDAAHKLVILASLAFGIPLQFDKVFTEGITRVSPQDVTYAEELGYRIKHLGIARRSPNGIELRVHPTLIPEKRLIANVNGVMNAIVVKGDAVGPTLYYGAGAGAEPTASAVIADIVDVARTLTADPEHRVPYLGFQQENLRDKAILPIEEVETAYYLRMSALDKPGVLSKVAQILSDSGISIEALIQKEAKDDEETVPLILLTNRALEKHIVAAITTIETLDSITAPVTRIRMESLK from the coding sequence TTGAAACCGGTCAAAATAGGTATCTGCGGTCTTGGGACCGTAGGCAGTGGCACCGTTAATGTATTGACGCGCAATGGGCGCGTTATTAATGCCAGAGCCGGTTGTGATATTACGATTGCCCAGATTGCCGCTCGCCGCGACAACCCCAACTGCGATACCGCTTCGTTTAATGTAACCCGCGATATCTTCGCGGTCGCTGACAACCCTGAGGTCGACATTCTGGTCGAACTGATCGGCGGAACAACGGTAGCAAAGGATCTGGTGCTGCGAGCGATTGCCAATGGCAAGCACGTGATTACCGCCAACAAAGCGCTAATTGCCCATCACGGTAACGAAATCTTTGCTGCGGCCAACGCCAAGGGTGTCACTGTTGCATTTGAGGCTGCGGTGGCCGGTGGTATTCCGATTATCAAAGCGATTCGTGAAGGTTTGTCAGCCAACAAGATCGAGTGGCTGGCGGGTATCATCAATGGTACCGGCAACTTTATTCTGACTGAGATGCGTGATAAAGGCCGGGCATTTGAGGATGTCTTAAAAGAAGCTCAGGCGTTAGGTTATGCAGAAGCCGATCCCACCTTCGATGTGGAGGGCATTGATGCCGCGCATAAGCTGGTGATTCTGGCCTCGCTGGCATTTGGGATTCCGCTGCAATTCGATAAAGTTTTCACCGAAGGTATCACGCGCGTATCGCCACAAGATGTGACCTATGCGGAAGAGTTGGGCTACCGAATCAAGCATCTGGGTATTGCTCGCCGCAGCCCGAATGGGATTGAGTTGCGTGTGCACCCGACGTTAATCCCTGAAAAACGTTTGATCGCAAATGTTAACGGGGTTATGAACGCTATTGTGGTCAAGGGTGATGCGGTTGGCCCGACGCTATACTACGGTGCTGGTGCTGGTGCTGAGCCTACGGCTTCGGCAGTAATTGCTGATATCGTTGATGTTGCACGAACGTTAACTGCAGATCCTGAGCACCGTGTGCCATATCTCGGCTTTCAGCAGGAAAACCTGCGTGATAAAGCGATACTGCCCATTGAAGAGGTGGAAACAGCGTATTACTTGCGCATGTCGGCACTCGACAAGCCGGGTGTTTTATCGAAGGTTGCGCAAATTCTCAGTGACTCCGGCATCAGTATCGAAGCGTTGATTCAGAAAGAAGCCAAAGATGACGAAGAAACCGTACCGCTGATTTTATTGACCAATCGTGCGCTGGAAAAACATATTGTGGCGGCGATCACCACGATTGAAACACTGGATTCAATCACCGCACCGGTTACGCGTATTCGTATGGAATCGTTGAAATAA
- a CDS encoding DsbC family protein, with the protein MIKRTIIGLLSAGALLSVPVLSMAEEASGAGMLSRKSPEKIISERLKQARPEIQFGEPRPAPIDGLYQVQVTGGPTLYVTPDGDKFIAGEIFSIDANGFSRFEDPYVVEERKRLLSKIDPKDTIIFKPKEKTKAVVYVFTDIDCGYCRLLHKQIHAYDDQGQKKPGYNDLGIEIRYLAYPRAGVPSASADKLVTAWCSKDQQAALTALKNDQQVPPAKCDKNPVAEDFKLGGQIGVNGTPAVWFPDGRLMPGYMPPEQMAQALGI; encoded by the coding sequence ATGATTAAAAGAACGATTATCGGCCTGTTGAGTGCCGGGGCTTTATTGTCAGTCCCCGTGTTATCCATGGCTGAAGAGGCCAGTGGTGCGGGTATGCTTTCGCGTAAGTCGCCCGAGAAAATTATCAGCGAGCGCTTGAAACAAGCGCGCCCCGAAATTCAATTTGGTGAGCCCCGTCCAGCACCTATCGATGGCTTGTATCAGGTGCAGGTTACCGGCGGCCCAACACTGTATGTCACTCCCGATGGCGATAAATTTATTGCTGGTGAAATCTTCTCCATTGATGCAAACGGCTTCTCCCGTTTTGAAGATCCCTACGTGGTAGAGGAACGCAAACGTTTGCTGTCCAAGATTGACCCCAAAGATACGATTATCTTCAAGCCCAAGGAGAAGACCAAGGCTGTGGTCTATGTCTTCACCGATATCGATTGCGGTTATTGCCGGCTGCTTCACAAGCAAATCCATGCCTACGACGATCAGGGTCAGAAAAAGCCTGGGTACAATGACCTGGGTATCGAGATTCGTTATCTGGCATACCCGCGCGCAGGCGTTCCGAGCGCTTCAGCAGATAAGTTGGTGACTGCCTGGTGCTCCAAAGATCAACAGGCTGCTCTGACGGCCCTGAAAAATGACCAGCAGGTTCCGCCCGCCAAATGCGACAAAAACCCTGTGGCAGAGGATTTCAAATTGGGTGGCCAGATCGGTGTCAACGGTACCCCGGCGGTATGGTTTCCCGATGGTCGGTTGATGCCGGGATACATGCCTCCGGAGCAAATGGCCCAGGCGTTGGGTATTTAA
- the xerD gene encoding site-specific tyrosine recombinase XerD, protein MLSNEDSLLLEHYLDAVWMEKGLSQNTLESYRADLSAFAQWLNKNEMGLLSVDSQSLLHYLAYRHEQKISSRSTARFLSCVRGFYRYQLREGTVKENPLALVENPKLPRALPKSLTEADVESLLAAPTLDDPIGLRDRTMLEVLYACGLRVTELVSLQMSQVNLRQNVLRVMGKGSKERLIPMGEEASAWLTRYLREARPMLLHNCPDEIVFPSTRAQPMTRQTFWHRIKYWAQVAGIDKPLSPHTLRHAFATHLLNHGADLRVVQLLLGHSDLSTTQIYTHVARTRMKAQHAEHHPRG, encoded by the coding sequence ATGCTGTCAAATGAAGATTCTTTGCTGCTTGAGCACTATCTGGACGCAGTCTGGATGGAAAAGGGCTTAAGTCAAAATACATTGGAATCTTATCGCGCCGATCTGTCGGCGTTTGCACAATGGTTGAATAAAAATGAAATGGGGCTTCTGAGTGTAGACTCGCAAAGCCTTTTACATTATCTGGCGTATCGCCACGAACAAAAAATTTCCAGCCGCTCCACAGCCAGATTTTTGTCTTGTGTGCGTGGCTTTTATCGTTACCAACTTCGTGAAGGAACTGTTAAGGAAAATCCCCTGGCGTTGGTGGAGAACCCCAAGCTACCGCGTGCGTTGCCGAAGTCCTTGACTGAAGCTGATGTTGAGAGTTTGTTGGCCGCGCCCACACTGGATGATCCGATCGGGCTGCGTGATCGCACCATGTTAGAGGTGTTATACGCTTGTGGTTTGCGGGTTACCGAGTTGGTTAGTTTGCAGATGTCCCAAGTCAATCTGCGTCAGAATGTGTTGAGGGTAATGGGTAAGGGGAGCAAGGAGCGATTGATTCCCATGGGGGAGGAAGCGTCTGCCTGGTTGACGCGCTATTTGCGTGAAGCGAGACCTATGTTGTTGCATAATTGCCCGGATGAGATAGTCTTCCCCAGTACGCGTGCTCAGCCGATGACTCGCCAGACCTTCTGGCATCGCATCAAGTATTGGGCGCAGGTTGCAGGTATTGATAAACCCTTGTCGCCGCATACCCTGCGTCATGCTTTTGCCACGCATCTTCTGAATCATGGTGCAGATCTACGGGTTGTGCAGTTATTACTGGGGCACAGCGATTTGTCGACTACCCAGATATACACCCATGTGGCGCGTACCCGGATGAAAGCTCAGCATGCCGAGCACCATCCCCGAGGTTAA
- the rplS gene encoding 50S ribosomal protein L19: MSSKNPIIQALENEQLKKEVTEFSPGDTVVVQVKVIEGNRERLQAFEGVVIAKRNRGLNSAFTVRKISHGVGVERTFQTHSPQVESVALKRRGDVRQAKLYYLRDLTGKAARIKEKLV, encoded by the coding sequence ATGAGTAGCAAAAACCCAATTATCCAGGCACTGGAAAACGAACAACTGAAAAAAGAAGTCACCGAATTTTCACCGGGTGATACCGTTGTTGTTCAAGTAAAGGTTATCGAAGGTAACCGTGAGCGTTTGCAGGCATTTGAAGGTGTTGTTATTGCCAAGCGCAATCGCGGCCTGAACTCTGCTTTCACCGTGCGTAAAATTTCCCACGGTGTAGGCGTTGAGCGGACGTTCCAAACCCACAGCCCACAAGTAGAGAGCGTTGCTCTGAAGCGTCGTGGTGATGTGCGTCAAGCCAAGTTGTACTACTTGCGTGACCTCACCGGTAAAGCGGCTCGTATTAAAGAGAAGCTGGTGTAA
- the trmD gene encoding tRNA (guanosine(37)-N1)-methyltransferase TrmD: MTPLKVAVITLFPEMFEAITRSGITARAVKQDLISIRCWNPREFTSDRHSTVDDRPYGGGPGMVMMVQPLRDAIQAAKSWAGEAARVIYLSPQGRPLDQKGVVELSRYTNMILVAGRYEGIDERLIQTMVDEEWSIGDYVVSGGELPAMVLIDAVTRLIPGALNHAQSAEQDSFTEGLLDCPHYTRPEVYEDMRVPDVLLSGNHEQIRRWRLKQALGRTWLKRPDLLQVITLTEEQQVLLTDFRRDLENDKL, encoded by the coding sequence GTGACTCCATTAAAAGTTGCGGTCATAACGCTCTTTCCCGAGATGTTTGAAGCCATAACCCGGAGCGGTATTACTGCTCGGGCGGTAAAGCAGGATCTGATTTCAATCAGATGTTGGAATCCCCGGGAATTTACCTCGGATCGCCATAGTACGGTGGATGATCGCCCTTACGGTGGCGGCCCGGGAATGGTGATGATGGTGCAGCCTTTGCGCGATGCGATCCAGGCTGCAAAAAGCTGGGCCGGGGAAGCGGCGAGGGTTATTTACCTGTCACCTCAGGGCAGGCCTCTTGATCAGAAAGGTGTGGTTGAGCTGTCGCGTTACACCAACATGATTCTGGTTGCCGGGCGCTACGAAGGAATTGATGAGCGCTTGATTCAGACGATGGTGGATGAAGAATGGTCCATCGGTGATTATGTGGTCAGCGGTGGTGAGTTGCCGGCTATGGTATTGATTGATGCGGTGACCCGCTTGATACCTGGTGCGTTAAATCACGCTCAATCGGCTGAGCAGGATTCTTTTACCGAAGGCTTACTGGACTGTCCGCACTACACGCGTCCAGAAGTATATGAAGATATGCGGGTTCCGGATGTATTGTTATCCGGCAATCACGAACAGATTCGGCGCTGGCGCCTTAAACAGGCGCTGGGGCGAACCTGGCTTAAACGGCCAGATTTATTGCAAGTAATAACATTAACCGAGGAACAGCAGGTGCTGTTGACGGACTTTCGTCGAGACCTTGAAAACGACAAACTCTAG
- the rimM gene encoding ribosome maturation factor RimM (Essential for efficient processing of 16S rRNA) yields the protein MSTATLDLVNIGRITALYGVKGWLKIHSYTENADDVFAYNPWWLKTAHGVKQVEVDEARPHGKGFVAHIKGIDDREQAALFTSVDIAVERHLLPELDEGEYYWNQLEGLAVITTFGDSPQRLGRVIKLMETGANDVIVVGPDDQSIDQRERLIPYVPGQFVLAVDLTAGEMRVDWDPEF from the coding sequence ATGAGTACCGCTACATTGGATCTGGTAAATATTGGGCGTATTACGGCGTTATACGGTGTGAAGGGCTGGTTAAAGATCCACTCTTACACCGAAAATGCTGATGATGTGTTCGCGTATAACCCGTGGTGGCTGAAAACAGCGCATGGTGTGAAGCAGGTCGAAGTCGATGAAGCTCGACCTCACGGTAAGGGGTTTGTAGCGCATATCAAAGGTATTGATGATCGCGAGCAGGCGGCATTGTTCACCAGCGTCGATATCGCGGTGGAGCGCCACCTGCTGCCGGAGCTTGATGAAGGTGAATACTACTGGAATCAACTGGAAGGCCTGGCGGTTATTACCACCTTTGGTGATTCGCCTCAGCGACTGGGCCGTGTAATCAAGTTAATGGAAACCGGTGCGAATGATGTCATTGTCGTTGGGCCGGATGACCAGAGTATCGATCAGCGCGAGCGATTGATCCCTTATGTGCCTGGGCAGTTTGTCCTCGCGGTTGATTTGACAGCGGGGGAAATGCGGGTAGATTGGGACCCGGAATTCTAG
- the rpsP gene encoding 30S ribosomal protein S16: protein MVTIRLSRGGSKARPFYHLTVTNSRSARNGRFIERVGFFNPVARGQEERLRVNTERLEHWVSQGAQMSERVAQLIKDSKKAA from the coding sequence ATGGTAACTATTCGTCTGTCTCGCGGCGGTTCCAAAGCGCGTCCGTTTTATCACCTGACTGTCACTAACAGCCGTAGCGCCCGTAATGGTCGTTTTATTGAGCGCGTGGGCTTCTTTAACCCCGTTGCCCGTGGTCAGGAAGAGCGTCTGCGTGTTAACACCGAGCGTCTCGAACACTGGGTTAGCCAAGGTGCACAAATGAGCGAGCGCGTAGCGCAATTGATCAAAGACAGTAAAAAGGCCGCCTAA
- a CDS encoding beta-ketoacyl synthase has product MSRPSPSRLSVIVGFGGFNAAGRASAHHAYRRMIIESLPIKERQETIAGLAVMMGLIDVDESQYIRIENDQPLTLDEIESEFGAAVLDGTLIRRIEKTFFDVDAAHWQKSAVLSSGSQPLVFEMSRRDLPEPVPQHWEVEELEAGRVKVTLADNLTVKLDSYRDMPVKSAGQLPRGFDPGALYNSHFHPRALQLAVIGASDAVRSVGIDWLTIANAVKPDEIGVYASNVMSQMDENGFGGLLQSRLKGGRVSTKQCPLGLSSMPADFVNAYILGSVGHTGAIAGACASFLYNLRAAVEDIASGKCRVAIVGNAEAPITPEIIDGYATMGALASEEKLKKLDGADATDPRRTSRPFGDNCGFTIAEASQYVVLMDDALALELGADIHGAVSDVFINADGFKKSISAPGPGNYITMAKAVAAARAIVGDEAIRQRSMVQAHGSSTPQNRVTESQIFDQVAKVFDIKQWPVSAVKAYVGHSLSPASGEQLITSLGIFKYGMVPGIKTVDKVADDVFAERLQFPLQDLDRRDQPLDVIFLNSKGFGGNNATAGVIAPQVVEKMLSRRYGAERMDKYFQQREQTRAAVEAYDAAALKGHFQTIYHFGEGLIDESQIDMDNTSVTLPGFARPIDLAFTNRFDDMV; this is encoded by the coding sequence ATGTCTCGCCCATCCCCATCACGTTTATCTGTCATCGTCGGTTTCGGTGGTTTTAATGCTGCCGGTCGAGCTTCGGCGCATCATGCCTATCGGCGCATGATTATTGAGAGTCTACCGATTAAGGAGCGCCAGGAAACCATCGCGGGTTTGGCTGTGATGATGGGCTTGATTGATGTGGATGAGTCACAGTACATCCGTATTGAAAATGATCAGCCCCTGACGTTGGATGAGATTGAATCGGAGTTTGGGGCGGCAGTACTCGATGGCACTTTGATTCGCCGCATTGAAAAAACATTCTTTGATGTGGACGCCGCGCATTGGCAAAAGAGTGCGGTCCTGAGTAGCGGTTCGCAACCGCTGGTGTTTGAAATGAGCCGACGCGATCTTCCGGAGCCGGTTCCTCAACATTGGGAAGTCGAGGAGCTGGAAGCGGGCCGCGTCAAGGTTACTCTTGCGGACAATTTGACCGTCAAGCTGGATAGCTACCGCGATATGCCGGTGAAGTCTGCGGGTCAGCTACCGCGCGGATTTGATCCTGGTGCTCTTTACAATTCCCATTTTCACCCTCGCGCGTTGCAATTGGCTGTCATTGGCGCCTCTGATGCGGTGCGCTCTGTCGGCATTGACTGGCTCACGATAGCAAATGCAGTCAAGCCAGATGAAATAGGTGTATACGCCAGTAACGTGATGAGCCAAATGGATGAAAACGGCTTCGGTGGGTTATTGCAGTCCCGTTTGAAAGGGGGGCGCGTCAGTACCAAGCAATGTCCGCTCGGCTTGAGCAGTATGCCGGCTGACTTCGTCAATGCGTACATTCTGGGTAGCGTGGGGCATACCGGGGCGATAGCCGGTGCCTGTGCCTCTTTTTTATATAACCTTCGTGCTGCCGTGGAAGACATTGCCAGTGGTAAGTGCCGGGTGGCGATTGTGGGTAATGCGGAAGCACCGATTACCCCCGAAATTATCGATGGTTATGCCACCATGGGTGCGCTTGCCAGTGAGGAGAAGCTGAAAAAGCTCGATGGCGCTGATGCAACTGATCCGCGTCGCACGAGCCGCCCTTTTGGTGATAATTGCGGGTTTACTATTGCCGAAGCCAGTCAATACGTTGTCCTGATGGATGATGCCCTTGCCCTTGAATTGGGTGCTGATATCCATGGCGCGGTCAGTGACGTTTTTATTAATGCAGACGGTTTCAAAAAATCTATCTCAGCTCCCGGGCCAGGCAATTACATCACCATGGCAAAAGCGGTTGCCGCCGCGCGGGCTATCGTGGGTGACGAAGCTATTCGCCAGCGCTCTATGGTCCAGGCACATGGCTCCAGCACGCCACAAAATCGAGTCACCGAGTCGCAAATTTTTGATCAGGTGGCCAAGGTATTCGATATCAAGCAGTGGCCGGTATCGGCGGTGAAGGCCTATGTGGGTCACTCTCTCTCGCCAGCCAGTGGGGAGCAGCTTATTACGTCCCTGGGAATCTTTAAGTACGGCATGGTGCCGGGAATCAAAACGGTTGATAAGGTGGCAGATGATGTATTTGCTGAGCGGCTACAGTTTCCCCTGCAAGATCTGGATCGCCGCGATCAACCCCTCGATGTCATCTTTCTGAACTCCAAGGGCTTTGGTGGCAACAACGCAACGGCTGGCGTGATCGCCCCTCAGGTTGTAGAAAAAATGTTGTCTCGCCGCTACGGTGCTGAACGTATGGACAAATACTTCCAGCAGCGGGAACAAACGCGGGCCGCTGTAGAGGCTTATGATGCCGCAGCGCTAAAAGGCCATTTCCAGACAATCTACCACTTCGGCGAAGGGCTAATTGACGAGAGCCAGATTGACATGGATAACACGTCTGTGACTCTGCCAGGCTTTGCCCGACCCATTGATCTCGCCTTCACGAATCGCTTTGACGATATGGTTTGA